The nucleotide sequence GGCAACTAACTGATATCCTTTCAACTTGACTAAACGTACGAATTTGCTTCATAAAAAAGTAACGTTTTTACGTCAGAATACCTATTAGCCATTATGCAGCAGTGCGTTTACGAATTCAGTTTCTAAAAGATAGGCAAAGTTCacttttcactataattgaTCAATAATAGAACCCGTAATAATTCGAAAATGTCACTCATTACTCTACGGTTTATAATTATTCAACTTAGGAATGCCTACatgaaaatgaatagaaatagTTTAAACGTATGCCTACTTGTTTTGAAATGTGAATGAATAGAGAACAACTATCGTGTagcaatggaaaattttgtttacaatggttcaaaatgaaaattctaacTAGAATTTCAAGCTATTCGACAGACGACATTTCAACGCTTATTATGGAGTATTGAGTCCGGATTTTGTAATGCACAAACGTTATTAACCTACTCACCGTCCAAAACCACAGTGGTATTTCTCAGTACAGGAGACtgaaaagaacattttaaattccaaattcaagtaaattaaattaattcattcttcattttttttaaaattacaatcaCATTAGAACGAaaagtgtttcatttttcatttatcatttcatttttaaaaatttttgaaaagaaaagaagccTTATCTTATCagcaaaatttttgttgattttatgaAGAAGAAAGGAGGGGAACAAACACGCTAAACACggcgatttttctttttgaacgcGGGATGCGTAACAAATCACAATATTAGATGGCCTAAATGATTCTTTTTCTGACGCATCCGTTCACCGATGATCCAATCATCCAATCCAATCACGGCTCTtatcttatcaaattttttaaaaattatttttgaatgaaaaatttgaaaaatgaaaaattgaaaaaaacttcatgAGCACTAAAATTTAACGCGATAAAATTTGCTATTCAAGTGTTGATTCGATTATGCGATTCATCATGTTGAGAATTATTCCCACTTTTTATTCCTTCCTGATTTTATTCTAGTGACTGGCGATGATTTATTCAATTAGAAACACCAGTACCAGTTGGAATTATCTTATTACGGGTAGTATTTATTTATGAAACTGAATATATGATGATCTCTTATTATTCTGGCTTGTTGTACTTTGTGTGAAAAATACTTTCAGGTTAGATAGAAAAACTGATGAACGAAGAACGAATAAGACATGAAACTGTCAATAGTGCAGTTTACTTCAAtgtatgattaattttttgttcaacttaTTACTGGTGGTATTCACACAATCAAATAATAACTATTTCTATTCTAGTTGTGATTATACGTACATGCATATCTCCGgagatgaaaaatgaacgaGGCTAACGCTAGATGACGCATCGGACGAGTATTGATGGTGtttcatattattttcaatCGGGATGAGAAGAACTGAACTTTTTGGTCGAACTAGGTACTAGCTTTTCGAACACACATTCATACATGACACATGTATAAAATAATCTTTGTagacgatgaaaaataaacaaggcCAACGGTAGATGGTGAATCGGACGAGTATGCTATTTTTACatgaatattattattattcaccaatgttgattttcaatttacttccTCGTAGATCTTCTTTGCAGCCGTCGTTACGTTCTTCTAGAGAAAATTTCATGTGGATGTTTACAAAGCGCAGTTTCATATTGAAGTTAAAGAAAGTGTGCAAAATGAAAAGCACGCTCGCCTACCTTAAAGATGCTTCATCTTGCGGAAAAAACACTTAcattctttctaaaaatcgttGAAGTTTTGTCTTCAACCTGTGTGACCTGTgtgaaagtgatgaaaatttttgtatgagTCTTGGCGGTTCTTTTAatatcatgtatttttttttcaacttttttcacgtAGTGtctatgtttttttccaacttgacgattttattgcttttaaagcattttttggggatgtaattcttttttttcaaattgatttttttctctagtttggcgggttttttgctttttgaagcATCTTGCAGGCATGAAATTCGATCACTTAAAAAGTGACTCAGTCACTAATTTCACAATGCAAGTCACTTTGTTCACTATTTCGGCGAAAAAgaccaaatttcaaagatttgtcgtgtaaaaaaggaaaagtgcaaaattttaggaaatgatcaatatttttcatgataatCCTGAatcgtcatttaaaaaaaataaaaatgaactagTCTACATTGAAAATGTAAGCCGATGTGATTGGATAGAGTcgatattttctaaaccgtacaaaagtagatcgaaagataaggcaaaaatttatcatctgtcaaaatttcaagtgctaaagtgcctttttcgatttttggtgaatttttgaaaatcaaattttggctaaaaatgagggaaaaaatcaaatgattttgaagcttccagctactctttggaaatttcaattttccaaaaaacgccgtacaacctttcaaaaagtcgaaattttggaaaatttcaaggttcaaaaatctactggaggctccagtaattttcaaaaggtcgctagAGGTggagaggctccaaaacgacttgaaatccacctgcagtcgacttcgtagcgtattggaattagtttgcagaataaatgtcgtgaaattttgtaggaatttcgggtttcaaaaatctgctggttgctcgagaactgctcaaaacgggttgaaacagtttccaatcgatgtggcgtgtcaaaaatagggtatatctcaaatttcagttttcttggtcaatttggtaaactttagatttttttcctcatttttggcctaaatttgatttttaacaattcaccaaaaatcgaaaaaggcacttcagcacttaaaattttgacaggtgaaatttttgcctAATCTTTTGGTCTACCTTTGtacgttttaaataatttcgtgcaagtccaaGTCGCTGGAGGCAGCAGTCGTTTCTGTTGCGtatttgcagaataaattttggctttccatctccatttgatgaaattttaggaaatttcaaggttcaaaaatctactggaattgccagtaattttcaaaaagtcgctggaggctccgaaacgacttgaaatccacctgcagtcgaattcgtggcgtatcgaaattagtttgcagaatgaattttggctttccaactctatttgatgaaattttgtggggatttcgggtttaaaaatttgctggaggctccagaattgctcaaaacggattgaaacagtttccaatcgatttcgcgtgtcgaaaatagagtatatcccaaattgcagctttcttggtcaattaggtaaaattttgattttttcccctcatttttggcctgaatttgatttttagaaattcaccaaaaatcgaaataggcACTTTGGCATTTGAAATTCTGGCAGGTGATGATGTGATGAATCTTTCcttatctttcgatctacctttgtatggtttaaaaaatgtcgtacAAGTCAGctgtgttggaacgcaaaatctgcgctTATCAGTAcctttgaaatcagaaaaaaaaactaatcatcGGTCAACATGAAATACATTTaaatattctcatttttctttttctcagttggtgctaaaaataaaattttatatccataaaaaatgaagattaaaaaatcaaaaaggtgGTTATTAAAAGCAAGgtagaattctaaaaatttcaagatcatATTTtacgggggaggggggggggttagaacCTGAGAAATGACAATGCTGAAAAACGAACGAGCGGTATTTTTTAACTTTCtgagttttactttttttttttttggtgttcgtcattacttgattattacacccgtcgtgtgagattctatatcgagttggtaaggtcaagttttttaattaggtctaagcattttttaatttcggaagggtcgtctggaaTGAATAGGTATCTTTCATCTTTGTAGGGATAGTTTGTGCTGATATAAGGAGGGACAGTGAGACTGATCGAGAGAATACGTGCTGTAGAGTTGATATGGACAGAttttatcgcatttttttgaaaaaatggaatttttaaaaagtcattggaggctccaaaacgacttgaaaccaccccCAGTTGACTTAGCAAGTCAAAATTAAGACGCAGTTTTTATTTAGTGAAATCTGCTTAGGCTTCAGAATTTCTTAAAACGAGGGTATAATCTATcgcaaatttcagcattcctgttaaaattttgatttttttctccatttttggcactgggattttcaaaaatttacataccaaaaatcgaaaaatgcactttagtacCTACAAGTTTGGCTGatgatacatttttgattttttgcatgcTGGTTCGATCTACATATTTGTATGTTTGTTCGGTTCAGCTTTGGTCCTCGACTTTTAGACCGTTTTCATTTTCGGAGTAATCAAtaaagtaacgtctatgaatacggctctaaaattctgatttcaaatcaaaacagTACACCCGTGGGCCATGTATCTACGCTCACTAAAAATTCTGCTTTCTGAacaatctcaatttttaaagttgaccCCTACAAAATCcataaattaaattataattaaaaattgaaataaatattgtGCTGATTTTAATATAAAGtgaaactcaaaaattgtatcaatAGATTAGACACAATTTTATCGCCTTTAATTTTGATTCAGATAAATTGTCACGTAAAAGATCGCAGATGAATGAAGATgtttgatcaatgatcatgatgaaaaatttcgaaaacgaaaaatattaaCAAGCAAGGTCACAGGTGACCTGGCAACGGGTTCCCCTTAAACTTgataccataaaaaaaattttaaaacacctTCGGCCTTTTTTATTAATTACGACGAAATgtcaatgaaaattcaattgaaaatggtatttcaaaaaaaaattagttattaGGTACATACCTCTACTTAAATTAacttaataataatttcattcggGAAATcctaataattaattaattaattaatcgtTGTagttataatttataattaattattgtCTCATCTCATTTTTGACTTCACCAATAGAAGCTGTtaatttacatgaaaaataattctattaCGCGACACCAGACAGCGCTAGTATCTAGGTTACTGAAAACCTGATGAGCCGTAGCGATTCTGGGTTTCCCGAGGCGGGGCTCGGGGAACcctaataattaaaataaaaatttgtaaaacagTCGACAGATCGacagttgaaaatcaaaatgatgtaGTGATAGTGAACGACATGAACGGCTGTTACGCATCCCGcgtgcaaaaagaaaaatcgccTAAACACGCTGAAACGAAAATATGTGATTGGTCGTGGGGAAAACCGttacaaaaacttttttcaggtttttgtgtaattaaaaactaaaaatgctaCTCAGAATAGTTAATGAAttatgaattgatttttttttggtttaaattcgAGTAAAAGCGATGAAACGctttttattatgtttttaatttttcatattttccaaattccatgtTCAAGTGAGCTTTGATTGCGAATtacacaaaaatgaacttcgttATCAAGTCGAATTCAGCTAATATTCCATTTCTGAATGAGTTGGCTACAATTACTCATTCTtcgaacaaaacatttttttatcacaaacgTTTGAAATAGAATCTtcaatttccaaacaaaaatcaaaatgcgaaacttttgatttgattGACCGGTTTGTACTTTCACTTTGCAGTAAGTAATTTTCGAGATGTTTGATTCATTATACCGCagcttttcatattttcaaagttactTATTCGTAATTTCAGCGGTCGATCACATTGCGAAAGttatttcttcataatttcATGAATCAATAACTAACTCCAGTGTCAATGTTTGTTCCTGATTGGCATCAGTGACATTTACGAGAGGGAATGTAAGATTTTGTATAGTATGTATGTAACTCACTGATGTGTTTTTATTGTtacaataatgaattttttatttgtagaTGAAAGCAGAAGATTTCATCATATTGGAATTCTGTAGGAAGTTACGGCGTGTCCAAAATCCTCCATATACTTGTCCTATTGAAGAATGTGGTAAAGTGTACCAAGGGCTTTGTGGTTTACAGTACCATTTAAATCATGTAAACCATTCCATCGCTAAATTGAAGGAGTTTTTCAATGAATTGCCTGATGTTCCTGCATCCACTCCTCATAAATCTCATAGTAAGTCATTACTCTGCTcaaatttatattgaaaaatccaTGAAACGAAAGAAGAGTTGTATTCCTAACTTGTAAAGCTCGTTCAGGTCGTCGAAGAGGAAGATTTTCCAGATTACCAGAGCCTCCTCCAGTTGTTGTACACTGTATAGATCCTGCGGATGAAGTAAATTCTCACGAATCAAAATCATACGTGCAATTTGAAGTGAATAGTAAAACCGTACATGTTAAGAACAAAGCATTAGTAGAAATGCGTGTTAAAGAGGATTACGAAAAAGAATACGGGGATAAATCTACGGTATGTTCTGCGATGAGatcagaaatttttccaatcaaCATACgtatgtgaaaaaatatttccaatttattttaGAATACGCATATCACCAACAACTTGACAAAATGCTGGGATGCTGTGACGAAATTACCCTCTGCTAATTGCAGAGATATTCCTTCTTACGATATTCCAGATGCTTCCTCGCTTCCGAATTCCTACATAAGGTAAAAACAGACataatttacaactttttttaattGTAAGGGGAAATTATTTCTAACGTGAAATGTATCTTGTGTGATAGATTTATAGAAAGGTCCGCAGAAGAACTAGATGGTGAGGTTGAATACGATATGGATGAGGAAGATACGGCTTGGCTGGAGTCAGCAAATGAAAAACGAGCCGAAAATGATTTACCTCCGGTTTCAATGGAATCCTTCGAATTACTAATGGATCGATTAGAAAAAGAATCGTACTTCCTGGTTGTAAGTTGAATCACAACgggaaaaataaacgaataaatccAACATTGTTACGAAATGTAAATTAAAATGTTGCAGCAAATGAATAAAGAAGTAGACAGTTCACTTGCTGTAATTGATGATGAAGCTGTTTGTTCAATTTGTTTGGATGGAGAATGTCAGAACTCAAATGTTATATTATTTTGCGATATGTGTAATCTAGCTGTACATCAAGATTGTTACGGAGTTCCATATATACCTGAAGGACATTGGTTATGCCGGTAATTTCTTGAAAGACTGTTTTTTCAGCGAGTAAGACTTCTTAATAATTAGTAAGTTTGATTTTAGCCGATGCCTTCATTCACCCTCTGCTCCCGTGGATTGTGTGCTGTGTCCAAATAATGGAGGTGCATTCAAGCAAACTGATCGTGCTCATTGGGCTCATGTAGTTTGTGCTTTATGGATTCCTGAAGTGCGATTTGCGAATACAGTAAGAAATTAATCAAGAAGAATAGTTGTTCCTAGTCAAGAAATGTATTTCACTGAAACACCATGTCTATTTAGGTATTTCTAGAGCCAATTGATAGCATTGAGTCAATACCAGCCGCTCGTTGGAGATTGACTTGTTACATTTGTAAACAACGTGGTGTTGGAGCTTGTATACAATGTCACAAGACAAACTGCTATTCAGCTTTTCATGTGACTTGTGCTCAACAAGCTGGTTTGTACATGAAAATGGAAACTGTTCGAGATAACAATCTTGGTAAATGTTTAGTCCGTTTGACACGTCGTGTATTATTTGTATGAAAATTAgcgttttgaatttgaattttaggaGCTGTACTCGtacaaaaaattgcttactGTGATACACATGCACCCATCGATGCGGAAAGTAAAGCCCGCTTGCAAGCAGCCAATAAGAAAAAAGATCTTTCTGCGTCGTCTACTGATAAAATGAAAACTGCTCGTAAAGTGTTAGCTAAAAAGCGATCGGTTGCCCCTGTCATATCCATTCCAACTATTCCTCCTGAAAGGTTTGTGTGGTTGCTagttataacatttttttggttgagtaattttcattcgaatgTAAATGTTGTAGAATACAAGAAATCGCCTCGCTCATCAcaacaccaaaaaaatcttatttcatTCAGCGATTGATCGCGTACTGGACTTTAAAAAGGCAATTTAGAAACGGCGTTCCTTTATTGAGGCGATTACAGACGTCACACTTGGCGCGCCGTGACGAATCTAAGCAGTCCATTGAACAAGTCACGGATATTgttagttttcgatttttttaaaaataattttcttcctCGCAGAATTTGGTCATTTATCATCACTTTTTTAAACAGAGTGAACTATATCGACAAATGAAGTACTGGCAAAGCCTCAGGCAGGATTTGGAACGTGCAAGATTACTTTGTGAATTAGTTCGAAAGAGAGAGAAACATAAAAAAGAATTCGTCAAAGTGTGAGTATAATGCAACAGTCATggcaaatatttctattttctatttgtgtttcattttgatttgttttttaatcGTAGAAATGAAGAATACGTTCTCACAGCGTTGAACCCGTTTCACGCATTTCTTCTCAAGATTATCGCTCAACTGAAAGCTAAGGACACAGGAGAGATATTCATAGAACCGGTTGATCAGAATGAGGTTCCTGATTACGGTGACATTATAAAAAATCCAATGGATTTGCAAACCATgtccgaaaaaataaaaaatttcgagtatccGAATTTAGAAGCTTTAGAAACCGATTTCAATTTAATGATTTCCAACTGCTTAGCGTATAATTCAAAAGAAACTATTTTTTATAAAGCTGGCATCCGTATGAAAGAACAAGTAAGCTTAAATTCTGTATTCATTTCTAAATCATCAAcaaaacatgtaatttttgcTTATTTATTTTCTGTGTAGGGTGGAGCGATTATAAGACAGGCAAAGAAAGATCTCCTTATTAATCGGTTTGACATGACAACCGGTCTGCTTGTTGATCAAGTTTCGTTTAAGGAAACTCAAagtcaaaaatctaaaacagAATGTACACCTGTTGAAGAAGTTCAAGCTACAGAAATAGATAAAGAATTGGCCGCCATAGCGGATCCTAACAATCGTATGGTGTGTGAAACGTttgaaactaaaactaaaacacTAATAATCGCAGAATAACATTTTAGTGGTCTAATCGACTTTTATTCTTGTCAAACTAGGGTGATAACGACATCATGTGTAAGTTATTGCAGTTACTGGATAAAAGCGAATTACTCAAGCACAAAAGAGCCAGAATGAAACGAGTTCAGCTAGTCAAAGTACAAATGGCGAATATAAGACGAAAACAAACTCGCAAAAATAATGCTCAGTTGCGAGCTAATGGTATGTCATTGAACCACCTtgttattggaaaaaattgtgtcaCTTAAATGTTAAATGTTGATTTAGAAAAAGAAGATAAGATGGCTGAATCAGAACCTGACGATAGCATAAATCACAGTGTtcttgagaatttaaaaaataccccATCTTCatcagatcaaaaaaatgtttctaattTGGAAAACTCACCTGGTAATTTCTTTTCTGACCAGagtgcaaaataattttaacgaaTACAATTAcgatcaaatttaatttttgttttccagatagaaataaaagaaaacgaaaagatGTTTCATTTAATGATACCTCTACTCCCGATAGAAAAAAACATGAAGCTACTCCTTCGTCTCGTAAGTTTCTAGTTCAGAATTGTTTGTTACAAAAATGTAGGCACCATTAGTTACCTGACGTAATTGCTTTTCAGACAACGCAGATACTCCCGTCATTTTCAAGCGGCCTGATATTCCTCTCAACGCTGGTTCCGAGTATGTATTTCGTATTCtgtgtaaaattcaaattttcgtatTGAACAAACTTACGTTTTTCCTTGTAGGAAAAAATCCGTTGTaattaaaagaagaagaaataaacGTTTATCAAATGCTGCTTCAGGATCAAAACCAGTAATACCTAATTCAGAAAGCTTTAGAATTTATAGATCAAGTAACGGTaaattgtgattaattttttttccatactaATACCTTTACATTTACTAATCTTCcatgattgaattttgacagaaatgccTGATGAAACTGATGAAGACACTCAAAGTAGTAGCAGCAGTTGCTCTTGTTCTGATGAAGAATCTGAAAATTCTTCGAGCGATAGTGACGATAATTCGACCGAAACAGGAAATAATGTTGATGAAGACGTTGATAGTGAAGATGATGAAGAAAATAAAGTTGATGACGGTGAGAACctcgacgacgacaacgatgaagatgatgatgatgatgaagacgatgatgacgacgacgacgacgatgatgatgatgatgatgatgatgatgatgatgatgacgacgatgatgatgatgatgatgacgatgatgatgacgacgatgatACGTAATTATGAAGCAGTAGCACTTCGCAGTGTTGCAGTGcagtaaatatttttcatgttttttttttctttttgcttaaAATATGTGAGGTTCTGTTATTCAGCTGTAGATGCATTCATTTCAGTTTATTCTAACATTAAGATAATCGTTTACTTTATAGGCTATGACTTATTTATTTTCTCGTCTATCGACAAAAAACTTCACTgcagtatttttttctattatttatttccccatgattttttgaattactGATTATTACATATAAGCTTATTTCgttgttttataaaatttcattgagTATTTATTTTTGTGTGTTGTGTCGTGTAGTAGTTATGGATTTCCTTTACACTGgtgtattttaatttgaaatgtgaaataTCGTGAATTTGTTTCTATATTTGTATCGATTAAAATGATAttcataatgttttttttactatcGAATTCTACCCAAAAACTAAATACGCGAGGTCCAGAgatgtaaatacgagtatatcgtaTAATACCATTTAAACCCGTAAAATACAGGTTGGTAATTtattctgaaatgaaaattaatgctttacttttgtattttctttcctCAGAACCACAAACCTCATCAAAGTTGCGAGAAGTAGGTGCGGGAAAAATATATTGTACCAAAGGTGTTTTGTATTACCTATATGGTACCGTCAACCATGCAGGGTGAAACGGATaggaattttgaggttttttggcTGAGTTGGGTGGGATGATTTTTTTAGCAGTTAGACATATAAAAGCTAAGCCCTTTGGATATTGaattattcattcaaattttcttcatagCAGTTTTTTCACATTGAAGCTCTATCCGTTTCACCTCATCTCGATTTTCGAAAAGTTCCTACGAAAAtttggtgaagaaaaaaaacgattttttgatgAGAATGTCCCTTTTTGTACGCACCCTCACATATCTGATCTTACAAGAATCCATTTACGATGTCCAAAAGAAACAAGTTTGtccaaaaatcagcaattttgaatttttaaaagctgcagatctttttcaattttcaagttttttatatCAGAAAAGCGAATTTAATAAGCGATTAAGAATAGCACTGGTAGGTACTTGTTACCTACCTGCATCAAAGTTTATCGAGAAGTTGAGTTTTAAAAGTAAACACCCAAATTATTATTTCCTACTCGGTAGGTACTCgctgttgaatttttctgcAGCATGCTGTGATTTTGGTATTGCATAAATTGCATGATGACGCAATAGATGGTTAGgtacttttcattaaaatcatttcgTACGTCTCAgtcaaaaatattctaaattgCCAATATCTCTTGGCATGCACAAAAGACCACATATGTATTTCGGTCAGTTAAAGAGAAATGAGAAGTTCAAGTacctatctcaaaaaattttcggacAAACATGAGTGCCTATGAGCGCccagggtaaaaaaaattctcacttatgTAAATTGATGTCATGTCGCTGAGAGTACAGTCTacgtaaataaatcaaaaaattagtttACGATGACCATTCATCGTTCTTGTGTGCACAGCATACTTCAGtatcaaatacgagtatgataaatatgtacctatggtAAGTAgttgtacctactacctacctataaaccTATCATACATACAAATGTGAGTGACTGAGTGATGAGTGATGACTCGCAGAGAATACGGATGTATGTATCACTCACGACCCTTATCCAAAATTGAGCCAGAAAACAAGCAAATAACATTTTGTCAGTTAACATAGGTATCGAAGTAATGGGTTAGGCAAATAACTGTGTGCTAAAAGAGCGACACAGAGCGATGAATTGACATTAACATGAAATACGCGTAAGAAATGGACAACTAGGCACATGCCTTTCAACGTTTAGATATGCAAATTTAATAACATAAACACAATCGCGTGTGCGTGTTATGCGTTTTGTGCAAATACCTTCAGCTACCTACTTAATCAAGATTTGCGACCAACTGAACTTAGCGAATCATgatagtttcaaaattatttcgagTGAAATTCTCGTAAGTGGAGTATAACGATAATTTATAGTTCCGCAACATTTCGTTGATATTCTCGACGTGCAAagattg is from Planococcus citri chromosome 1, ihPlaCitr1.1, whole genome shotgun sequence and encodes:
- the Br140 gene encoding bromodomain-containing protein homolog isoform X2, giving the protein MKAEDFIILEFCRKLRRVQNPPYTCPIEECGKVYQGLCGLQYHLNHVNHSIAKLKEFFNELPDVPASTPHKSHTRSGRRRGRFSRLPEPPPVVVHCIDPADEVNSHESKSYVQFEVNSKTVHVKNKALVEMRVKEDYEKEYGDKSTNTHITNNLTKCWDAVTKLPSANCRDIPSYDIPDASSLPNSYIRFIERSAEELDGEVEYDMDEEDTAWLESANEKRAENDLPPVSMESFELLMDRLEKESYFLVQMNKEVDSSLAVIDDEAVCSICLDGECQNSNVILFCDMCNLAVHQDCYGVPYIPEGHWLCRRCLHSPSAPVDCVLCPNNGGAFKQTDRAHWAHVVCALWIPEVRFANTVFLEPIDSIESIPAARWRLTCYICKQRGVGACIQCHKTNCYSAFHVTCAQQAGLYMKMETVRDNNLGAVLVQKIAYCDTHAPIDAESKARLQAANKKKDLSASSTDKMKTARKVLAKKRSVAPVISIPTIPPERIQEIASLITTPKKSYFIQRLIAYWTLKRQFRNGVPLLRRLQTSHLARRDESKQSIEQVTDISELYRQMKYWQSLRQDLERARLLCELVRKREKHKKEFVKVNEEYVLTALNPFHAFLLKIIAQLKAKDTGEIFIEPVDQNEVPDYGDIIKNPMDLQTMSEKIKNFEYPNLEALETDFNLMISNCLAYNSKETIFYKAGIRMKEQGGAIIRQAKKDLLINRFDMTTGLLVDQVSFKETQSQKSKTECTPVEEVQATEIDKELAAIADPNNRMGDNDIMCKLLQLLDKSELLKHKRARMKRVQLVKVQMANIRRKQTRKNNAQLRANEKEDKMAESEPDDSINHSVLENLKNTPSSSDQKNVSNLENSPDRNKRKRKDVSFNDTSTPDRKKHEATPSSHNADTPVIFKRPDIPLNAGSEKKSVVIKRRRNKRLSNAASGSKPVIPNSESFRIYRSKMPDETDEDTQSSSSSCSCSDEESENSSSDSDDNSTETGNNVDEDVDSEDDEENKVDDGENLDDDNDEDDDDDEDDDDDDDDDDDDDDDDDDDDDDDDDDDDDDDDDDDDT
- the Br140 gene encoding bromodomain-containing protein homolog isoform X1, translated to MKAEDFIILEFCRKLRRVQNPPYTCPIEECGKVYQGLCGLQYHLNHVNHSIAKLKEFFNELPDVPASTPHKSHTRSGRRRGRFSRLPEPPPVVVHCIDPADEVNSHESKSYVQFEVNSKTVHVKNKALVEMRVKEDYEKEYGDKSTNTHITNNLTKCWDAVTKLPSANCRDIPSYDIPDASSLPNSYIRFIERSAEELDGEVEYDMDEEDTAWLESANEKRAENDLPPVSMESFELLMDRLEKESYFLVQMNKEVDSSLAVIDDEAVCSICLDGECQNSNVILFCDMCNLAVHQDCYGVPYIPEGHWLCRRCLHSPSAPVDCVLCPNNGGAFKQTDRAHWAHVVCALWIPEVRFANTVFLEPIDSIESIPAARWRLTCYICKQRGVGACIQCHKTNCYSAFHVTCAQQAGLYMKMETVRDNNLGAVLVQKIAYCDTHAPIDAESKARLQAANKKKDLSASSTDKMKTARKVLAKKRSVAPVISIPTIPPERIQEIASLITTPKKSYFIQRLIAYWTLKRQFRNGVPLLRRLQTSHLARRDESKQSIEQVTDISELYRQMKYWQSLRQDLERARLLCELVRKREKHKKEFVKVNEEYVLTALNPFHAFLLKIIAQLKAKDTGEIFIEPVDQNEVPDYGDIIKNPMDLQTMSEKIKNFEYPNLEALETDFNLMISNCLAYNSKETIFYKAGIRMKEQGGAIIRQAKKDLLINRFDMTTGLLVDQVSFKETQSQKSKTECTPVEEVQATEIDKELAAIADPNNRMGDNDIMCKLLQLLDKSELLKHKRARMKRVQLVKVQMANIRRKQTRKNNAQLRANEKEDKMAESEPDDSINHSVLENLKNTPSSSDQKNVSNLENSPDRNKRKRKDVSFNDTSTPDRKKHEATPSSHNADTPVIFKRPDIPLNAGSEKKSVVIKRRRNKRLSNAASGSKPVIPNSESFRIYRSSNEMPDETDEDTQSSSSSCSCSDEESENSSSDSDDNSTETGNNVDEDVDSEDDEENKVDDGENLDDDNDEDDDDDEDDDDDDDDDDDDDDDDDDDDDDDDDDDDDDDDDDDDT
- the Br140 gene encoding bromodomain-containing protein homolog isoform X3, which codes for MKAEDFIILEFCRKLRRVQNPPYTCPIEECGKVYQGLCGLQYHLNHVNHSIAKLKEFFNELPDVPASTPHKSHSRRRGRFSRLPEPPPVVVHCIDPADEVNSHESKSYVQFEVNSKTVHVKNKALVEMRVKEDYEKEYGDKSTNTHITNNLTKCWDAVTKLPSANCRDIPSYDIPDASSLPNSYIRFIERSAEELDGEVEYDMDEEDTAWLESANEKRAENDLPPVSMESFELLMDRLEKESYFLVQMNKEVDSSLAVIDDEAVCSICLDGECQNSNVILFCDMCNLAVHQDCYGVPYIPEGHWLCRRCLHSPSAPVDCVLCPNNGGAFKQTDRAHWAHVVCALWIPEVRFANTVFLEPIDSIESIPAARWRLTCYICKQRGVGACIQCHKTNCYSAFHVTCAQQAGLYMKMETVRDNNLGAVLVQKIAYCDTHAPIDAESKARLQAANKKKDLSASSTDKMKTARKVLAKKRSVAPVISIPTIPPERIQEIASLITTPKKSYFIQRLIAYWTLKRQFRNGVPLLRRLQTSHLARRDESKQSIEQVTDISELYRQMKYWQSLRQDLERARLLCELVRKREKHKKEFVKVNEEYVLTALNPFHAFLLKIIAQLKAKDTGEIFIEPVDQNEVPDYGDIIKNPMDLQTMSEKIKNFEYPNLEALETDFNLMISNCLAYNSKETIFYKAGIRMKEQGGAIIRQAKKDLLINRFDMTTGLLVDQVSFKETQSQKSKTECTPVEEVQATEIDKELAAIADPNNRMGDNDIMCKLLQLLDKSELLKHKRARMKRVQLVKVQMANIRRKQTRKNNAQLRANEKEDKMAESEPDDSINHSVLENLKNTPSSSDQKNVSNLENSPDRNKRKRKDVSFNDTSTPDRKKHEATPSSHNADTPVIFKRPDIPLNAGSEKKSVVIKRRRNKRLSNAASGSKPVIPNSESFRIYRSSNEMPDETDEDTQSSSSSCSCSDEESENSSSDSDDNSTETGNNVDEDVDSEDDEENKVDDGENLDDDNDEDDDDDEDDDDDDDDDDDDDDDDDDDDDDDDDDDDDDDDDDDDT